A genomic window from Pecten maximus chromosome 2, xPecMax1.1, whole genome shotgun sequence includes:
- the LOC117344499 gene encoding uncharacterized protein LOC117344499, producing the protein MSRLFRSALSRIRTLTFVSHPPKLCVHTSSVQCSGQLDGKTTDYSRFPVPDIEDLPQDMRDRMTEVEEKSGFMPNVFNAMSYRPDDLRCFMNYYDVVMGDRGNLTKADKEMIIVATSSENGCLYCIIAHGALHRIYSRNPHVADQLAANWKTSDIDGRQYAILDFALDVCHCRPLSEEKFENLYKHGLTKEDAWDIGAVVALFALSNRMAYLTNMKPNKEFYLMGRVKREQKKE; encoded by the exons ATGAGTAGGCTTTTCAGATCAGCATTGTCAAGAATCAGGACGTTGACATTT GTATCGCATCCGCCCAAGCTATGTGTCCACACTAGCAGTGTCCAGTGCAGTGGACAGTTAGACGGTAAAACAACCGACTACAGTCGCTTCCCAGTGCCAGACATTGAGGACCTTCCACAGGACATGAGGGACCGGATGACTGAAGTTGAGGAAAAG TCCGGATTTATGCCCAATGTATTTAATGCCATGTCCTATCGACCTGATGATCTCCGATGCTTCATGAACTACTATGATGTTGTGATGGGCGACAGAG GTAATTTGACAAAGGCAGACAAGGAAATGATCATTGTGGCAACCTCTTCTGAAAATGGCTGTTTATACTGCATTATAGCCCACGGGGCACTACACCGAATCTACTCCAGGAATCCTCATGTAGCTGAtcag TTGGCAGCCAATTGGAAGACTTCCGACATTGATGGTCGTCAGTATGCCATCTTGGACTTTGCTCTGGACGTCTGTCACTGTCGCCCTCTGTCTGAGGAGAAATTTGAAAACCTTTACAAGCATGGCCTCACGAAGGAAGATGCCTGGGACATTGGTGCAGTTGTAGCACTTTTTGCTTTGTCTAACCGTATGGCCTATCTAACCAATATGAAACCTAACAAGGAATTCTATTTGATGGGCAGAGTGAAGCGGGAACAGAAGAAAGAATAG